A stretch of Anaeromyxobacter dehalogenans 2CP-1 DNA encodes these proteins:
- a CDS encoding STN domain-containing protein codes for MLFALLLAALTLESPEPPPVVNAQATAPAPRPPRKPAPRARPEAALPAPPAPPAPPQRQAPPSVLQGEWPAPSGKRVTIDDTTSLDDALEEIANAAGWDVVLNTGRTGNKLLVLKLRNVPVEDALKAALAGTELVATRTGDMVVVAPTGERTGAAPGALSGFDKPSGKRFTGDFDHTPVAEAIRVICKSAGLSVVIPDEAAGTVSGHFVDIPVEEALQAVLVQAGLSAERAGSLITIRAGRGFGLRIPQGIADEARRSAEEALRQAERELRRAGREVDESGGRDRQSTGQDVVVRSGEVVRDVNVVRGSVQVQGGAAARDVSSVFGSVQLDRGAAARDVSSVFGGVRLAGGAVTRNVVAVGGDVEIGPGAAVEQDVVSVGGRVIVDPSATVGGDTKSIPFPSLPGVFGRTASNFFREASPIVAVLEALISFAVLFVLGLLVLALFPRRLEAVASYMVASPGKSLLAGTLGTVAMPVLLVLLAVTVVGILLIPVQILGMIAAGVLGVTALTFHVGRALPVPERRRTVVLQLALGTAIFVVLAHIPFVGALVWIATWLITFGAVLRSRFGQQSPPVLPTTPVPPPAAF; via the coding sequence ATGCTCTTCGCCCTCCTCCTCGCCGCGCTCACCCTCGAGAGCCCCGAACCGCCGCCGGTCGTGAACGCGCAGGCGACCGCCCCGGCGCCGCGGCCGCCCCGGAAGCCCGCGCCGCGCGCCCGGCCCGAGGCGGCCCTCCCCGCGCCGCCGGCCCCGCCCGCGCCGCCCCAGCGCCAGGCCCCGCCGTCGGTGCTGCAGGGTGAGTGGCCGGCGCCGTCCGGGAAGCGGGTCACGATCGACGACACCACCTCGCTCGACGACGCGCTCGAGGAGATCGCGAACGCCGCCGGCTGGGACGTGGTGCTCAACACCGGGCGCACCGGGAACAAGCTGCTGGTGCTGAAGCTCCGGAACGTGCCGGTGGAGGACGCGCTCAAGGCGGCGCTGGCCGGGACCGAGCTGGTCGCCACCCGCACCGGCGACATGGTGGTGGTCGCGCCGACCGGCGAGCGGACCGGCGCGGCGCCCGGGGCGCTCTCGGGGTTCGACAAGCCCAGCGGCAAGCGCTTCACCGGCGACTTCGACCACACGCCCGTGGCCGAGGCCATCCGGGTCATCTGCAAGTCCGCCGGGCTCTCCGTGGTCATCCCCGACGAGGCGGCCGGGACCGTGAGCGGCCACTTCGTGGACATCCCGGTCGAGGAGGCGCTGCAGGCGGTGCTGGTGCAGGCGGGGCTCTCCGCGGAGCGGGCCGGCTCGCTCATCACGATCCGCGCCGGCCGCGGCTTCGGCCTGCGGATCCCCCAGGGCATCGCCGACGAGGCGCGCCGCTCCGCCGAGGAGGCGCTGCGCCAGGCCGAGCGCGAGCTGCGCCGCGCCGGGCGCGAGGTGGACGAGAGCGGCGGGCGCGATCGGCAGTCCACCGGGCAGGACGTGGTGGTCCGGTCCGGCGAGGTCGTGCGCGACGTGAACGTGGTGCGCGGGAGCGTGCAGGTGCAGGGTGGCGCCGCGGCGCGCGACGTCTCGTCGGTGTTCGGCTCGGTGCAGCTCGACCGCGGGGCCGCGGCGCGCGACGTCTCCTCGGTGTTCGGCGGTGTCCGGCTGGCCGGCGGCGCGGTCACGCGCAACGTCGTGGCGGTGGGCGGGGACGTCGAGATCGGCCCCGGCGCCGCGGTGGAGCAGGACGTGGTGAGCGTCGGCGGGCGCGTCATCGTGGACCCGAGCGCCACCGTGGGCGGGGACACCAAGTCCATCCCGTTCCCCAGCCTCCCGGGCGTGTTCGGCCGCACCGCCTCCAACTTCTTCCGCGAGGCCTCGCCCATCGTCGCCGTGCTCGAGGCGCTCATCTCCTTCGCGGTGCTGTTCGTGCTCGGCCTGCTGGTGCTGGCGCTGTTCCCCCGGCGGCTGGAGGCGGTGGCGAGCTACATGGTCGCGAGCCCGGGCAAGTCGCTGCTCGCCGGCACGCTCGGCACGGTGGCCATGCCGGTGCTGCTCGTGCTGCTCGCCGTCACGGTCGTCGGCATCCTGCTCATCCCGGTGCAGATCCTGGGGATGATCGCGGCCGGGGTCCTCGGCGTCACCGCCCTCACCTTCCACGTGGGGCGCGCGCTGCCGGTGCCGGAGCGGCGCCGCACCGTGGTCCTGCAGCTCGCGCTCGGGACGGCGATCTTCGTGGTGCTCGCGCACATCCCGTTCGTCGGGGCGCTGGTCTGGATCGCGACCTGGCTCATCACCTTCGGCGCGGTGCTCCGCTCGCGGTTCGGCCAGCAGTCGCCGCCGGTCCTGCCCACCACGCCCGTGCCGCCGCCCGCCGCGTTCTAG
- a CDS encoding RNA polymerase sigma factor: protein MGPSLSGEAAWTRAAARGDRQAFSRLVDLHKRTVFALCVRLLRDQDEAQDAAQEAFARAYASLAAFDASQPFAPWLLRIARNHCLDVLRRRLPQAQRVELDADPEDGAPRDLADPDAPRGDDALERRELARTIEAAVAALPANYREVVHLFHVEHLSYKEIAAAMDVPIGTVMTWLHRARARLKATLDASAPEITP from the coding sequence TTGGGTCCCTCACTGTCCGGCGAGGCCGCGTGGACGCGGGCGGCCGCGCGAGGCGACCGGCAGGCCTTCTCACGGCTGGTGGACCTGCACAAGCGCACGGTGTTCGCCCTCTGCGTCCGGCTGCTGCGGGACCAGGACGAGGCGCAGGACGCCGCCCAGGAGGCGTTCGCGCGCGCCTACGCGAGCCTGGCCGCGTTCGATGCCTCGCAGCCGTTCGCGCCCTGGCTGCTGCGCATCGCCCGCAACCACTGCCTCGACGTGCTCCGCCGGCGCCTGCCGCAGGCGCAGCGGGTCGAGCTGGACGCGGACCCGGAGGACGGCGCGCCGCGCGACCTCGCCGACCCGGACGCGCCCCGCGGCGACGACGCGCTGGAGCGCCGCGAGCTGGCGCGCACGATCGAGGCCGCGGTCGCGGCCCTGCCGGCGAACTACCGCGAGGTCGTGCACCTCTTTCACGTGGAGCACCTCTCCTACAAGGAGATCGCCGCCGCCATGGACGTCCCCATCGGCACCGTGATGACCTGGCTGCACCGCGCCCGCGCGCGGCTCAAGGCGACCCTCGACGCGAGCGCCCCGGAGATCACGCCATGA
- a CDS encoding anti-sigma factor family protein, with the protein MTTFTGHLTDAQAQRLMDGMLLEAEADEVLAHAGGCPECQALTESYRVLGDALGEALGALELPELPRDFTAGVLSRIDAREHAVRRERRFAVAILAAVLVAIGVTVVAAGAGTWAPAASRLAGGLGSAGEALRLGAGLAATLLSALRFQLALACAVLAVPLLFALSRLIPSARAELA; encoded by the coding sequence ATGACGACCTTCACCGGACACCTCACCGACGCGCAGGCGCAGCGCCTGATGGACGGGATGCTGCTCGAGGCCGAGGCGGACGAGGTCCTGGCGCACGCCGGCGGCTGCCCGGAGTGCCAGGCGCTCACCGAGTCGTACCGCGTGCTCGGCGACGCGCTGGGCGAGGCGCTCGGCGCCCTCGAGCTCCCGGAGCTGCCGCGCGACTTCACCGCCGGCGTGCTCTCCCGCATCGACGCCCGCGAGCACGCGGTCCGGCGCGAGCGGCGCTTCGCCGTCGCCATCCTCGCCGCCGTGCTCGTCGCGATCGGCGTCACCGTGGTGGCCGCCGGGGCCGGCACCTGGGCGCCCGCCGCCAGCCGGCTCGCCGGCGGCCTCGGCTCGGCCGGCGAGGCGCTGCGGCTCGGCGCCGGCCTGGCCGCCACGCTGCTGTCGGCGCTCCGCTTCCAGCTCGCGCTCGCGTGCGCCGTCCTCGCCGTCCCGCTGCTGTTCGCGCTCTCGCGCCTCATCCCCTCGGCGCGCGCAGAGCTCGCCTGA
- a CDS encoding SLC13 family permease, translated as MGWAGRPLPGACYKARVIAAVAVFALTYVAVAAGRFPYLSVDRPAAALLGAVLMVALGVLTPAEGGAAVNGETLGLLLGMMVLTAYLGEAGFFRWASWRVLRAAGTPRTLLWGVVFTAGALSALLVNDTVCLMMTPLVLRMVDDADLPPLPYLLAVAFGSNAGSAATLTGNPQNMIVGTLSGIGYGRFAAALALPALASLLLVAALLHALFRRVLPRGALTGGRPAAPEVDRALLAKALGALAVAVAGFLLGLELAWTALFAAALCMAVAGRAPREALQRVDWPLLVFFAGLFVVVAGIGRAGVTERMYQAVAPLLGADPARQSAVFGLFSIAASQVVSNVPFVILAGEWIPRLADPTLLWLATALCATLAGNLTIVGSVANVIVLELAGARGRIGFWRFFRAGAVITAATVAAGLGILLLEHRLGLIG; from the coding sequence GTGGGCTGGGCCGGCCGCCCCCTCCCCGGGGCGTGCTACAAGGCGCGGGTGATCGCCGCCGTCGCCGTGTTCGCCCTCACCTACGTGGCCGTCGCCGCGGGACGCTTCCCCTATCTCTCGGTGGATCGCCCCGCGGCCGCCCTGCTCGGCGCCGTCCTGATGGTCGCGCTGGGCGTGCTCACGCCGGCGGAGGGCGGCGCGGCGGTGAACGGCGAGACGCTGGGCCTGCTCCTCGGGATGATGGTCCTGACCGCCTACCTGGGGGAGGCGGGGTTCTTTCGGTGGGCCAGCTGGAGGGTGCTGCGCGCGGCCGGGACGCCGCGGACGCTCCTCTGGGGCGTGGTGTTCACCGCCGGTGCGCTCTCGGCGCTGCTCGTGAACGACACCGTCTGCCTGATGATGACCCCGCTCGTGCTGCGGATGGTGGACGACGCGGACCTGCCGCCGCTGCCGTACCTGCTGGCGGTCGCGTTCGGGTCGAACGCGGGCTCGGCGGCCACGCTCACCGGCAACCCGCAGAACATGATCGTCGGGACGCTCTCGGGCATCGGCTACGGCCGCTTCGCCGCGGCGCTGGCGCTCCCGGCGCTCGCCTCGCTCCTGCTGGTGGCCGCGCTGCTCCACGCGCTGTTCCGCCGCGTCCTGCCCCGCGGCGCGCTCACCGGCGGCCGGCCGGCGGCGCCCGAGGTGGACCGGGCGCTGCTCGCGAAGGCGCTCGGCGCGCTGGCGGTGGCGGTGGCGGGGTTCCTGCTCGGCCTCGAGCTCGCCTGGACCGCGCTGTTCGCGGCGGCGCTCTGCATGGCGGTGGCCGGGCGCGCGCCGCGGGAGGCGCTGCAGCGGGTGGACTGGCCGCTGCTCGTGTTCTTCGCCGGGCTGTTCGTGGTGGTGGCGGGCATCGGGCGGGCCGGCGTGACCGAGCGGATGTACCAGGCGGTGGCCCCGCTGCTCGGGGCGGATCCGGCGCGCCAGTCGGCGGTGTTCGGCCTGTTCTCGATCGCGGCGTCGCAGGTGGTCTCGAACGTGCCGTTCGTGATCCTGGCCGGCGAGTGGATCCCCCGGCTCGCCGATCCCACCCTGCTCTGGCTCGCCACCGCGCTGTGCGCCACGCTGGCGGGCAACCTGACCATCGTCGGCTCGGTCGCGAACGTCATCGTCCTCGAGCTGGCCGGCGCGCGCGGCCGCATCGGCTTCTGGCGCTTCTTCCGCGCGGGCGCGGTGATCACGGCCGCGACGGTGGCCGCCGGGCTCGGGATCCTGCTCCTGGAGCACCGGCTCGGGCTGATCGGGTAG